The following DNA comes from Cytophagales bacterium.
CGATCGGCCAATTGCGAAGATTGATCAATCTGTTCCAATTGTTGACTGGCTCCTTCACTCATCTGACCAATGGTGATAGCGATCTCATTGGTGCTCTGGGTCATTTCCCGATTGCTTGTGATCAGGGTATTGGTATGCGAATTCAGCTTCAATGAAACTGACTGAATTTCTTCCAACAAGCGATTCAATTGTGTGATTGCTGAATTCAGGTTCAGGGCTAGATTTCCCATCTCTCCTTTGCCAGGCGCCATGAAATGACCTGTAAGATCCCCGTCAGCTAGCGAATTGATGACACGATTTACTTCTTTGACCGGAGCGATCAATGAGGCCAGCAGATTATTGACTGAATCTGTGAGTTCATGCCAGATACCAGCACTTTGATCGTTCTTCAATTTCAATTCAAAAACTCCTTCTTCTGCTGCTGATCTGACCACCTTGTTCGTCTCCAGGATCACATTGGATAAACTTTGATTCATTTCAATCAGAGAATTGCCAAGCAGATCTTCAGGCCCTAAAGGGGTGTAATTGGAGGAAAGATCGCCTTGTTGGATTTTGGAGGCAAAGGATGAAGTGCGACTAACGGCCTGACCATACGCCTTCAATGCCAATTGAATCTGGCCGATTTCATCCTTACGTCGGGAGAGGTCTCTTTCGGATACAGCTGTGACTTCTCCTTCGGCAAGTTTTGCCAGGTCTGAGGTAATGTCCAATAGTGGTATTCTAACCACGCGGTAAATATGCCAGTAAGCGAGTCCGAAACAGGCCAAGGTCATGGGTAATCCCCACATAAAAACATGCTCAATGCCCATACCGCCGATGATGAAACAACTGATAGAAATTTCGACATCTACGGTGACGAAAGTGAACGCAATCCGAAAAATGATGCTATTTCCGAATAGCCGCTTGAGAATGATATAGAAAATGGGGTAAAGACCTAAAATAAGGCCTATAAAGTAGTAGTCTTCCGAATCCATGGAACGAATGGAATATGGCAGGTTAGCAGATAGGGTTTAACAGTCTTATATACGAATGCCTGGTTGATTTTAGATCACCTGATATTTGAAAAATTTAGTGTTTGTCCTAATAGGACATAGTCATGAGATGGTCAGCTTTCAAATAATCCTGGATTGAATCAATGCTCGTATATCAAAGTGGTTATAATAACTCGTGAATGATCTATCTATGGTACAATATTGCTCTGGGCCGATATTTTTTCGGTGCAAAAACTAATTTTCTGCAGGCCCAGACGAATTACGGTTCTCAGCAACTACTGGTACTGGATAAATTTACTTCGGAAGGAGACTCACTAGCGGCAAAAATCACGGATCGATTAAATAGTCGGGTGATTCCTTGCAGCAGGGAATGAGGCTAGACAGGTTAAGAAAGCATGTGCATAAATTAGCCCAATAATTCATGCAATATGATCTCGCTCTTGAATGGCTTGGTGAAATATCGGCAAATGAGTTGTTCCTCCAGGGCCTTTTCAATTTCCGGTGATTTCTGGAAACCAGATAAAAGATAAAATTTAATACCGGAGAATTGTTTCTTGGCTCTTTTTACGAATTCCAGTCCATCCATTTTAGGCATGCGCATATCCGAAATAACGGTTTTGATTTCTTCATTTTCTTTCAATATTTCCAATGCTTCATTACCACCGATGGCCGTATAGATTTCAAACTCCGAACTGAAGGTAGCTTGAAAGAGAAATAGGTTGATGTCTTCATCATCAACATACAAAAGCTTCATGGTTTTTATTGTGTCTAATTAGGTACTTGGTTGTGTGAAGGGAAAGATAGATTCACACGAGTTCCTCCGGTATGAACAGAAGAAAAATGTATGGATCCACCATGATCGGTTACAAGTTGATAGACGATAGAAAGCCCCAACCCTGTTCCTTTTCCTGGTTCTTTGGTCGTAAAGAAGGGGTCGAAGATCTTTTTGAGATCTTGATCGGGTATCCCTACACCATCATCTTCAATATTTACTCGTATGACATTGTAGGCATCTGTGAAGCCCTCGATTCGTATGGTTCCTTTAGTATCAATGGCCTGTATGGCATTCAAAATTAAGTTGAGAAAGACCTGATGCAATCCGCCTTCATTACCTAACAGGAACAGTGGCTCCTTTTCCACATCTAAAATGACTTTGACTCGCCCTTTGGTCTCATGCTTCAATATCAGCAGACAGTTGTCAATGATGTGTTGAACCTGGCAAACCTCACGACGCTGATCATTTTTTCTGCTGAAATGATTCAAACTGGTCACAATGCCGGACACGCGTTCCACGCCTAATTGCATGTGTTCAATCACTTGCTTAACCAGCATTTCTTGTTCCTGATCCTTGTAGATCAAGACATTTTTGAGGCTGTAGATGCCAGCCTGAATAAAATTAAGGGGATTGTTGATCTCATGTGCTACTCCAGCTGTCAACAATCCAATAGAGGCCATCTTATCGGCATGTGCTAATTCACGCTGGGTGGTTCGGAGTTCAATGAGCGTATCTTCTAATTCATTTTGTTTTTCTAATAGGGCGTCATTCTTAAACGCTAACTCCTGATTGATGGATATAAGGGCCTGCGTCCGTTCATGTACGAGGTATTCGAGCTTTTC
Coding sequences within:
- a CDS encoding methyl-accepting chemotaxis protein; translation: MDSEDYYFIGLILGLYPIFYIILKRLFGNSIIFRIAFTFVTVDVEISISCFIIGGMGIEHVFMWGLPMTLACFGLAYWHIYRVVRIPLLDITSDLAKLAEGEVTAVSERDLSRRKDEIGQIQLALKAYGQAVSRTSSFASKIQQGDLSSNYTPLGPEDLLGNSLIEMNQSLSNVILETNKVVRSAAEEGVFELKLKNDQSAGIWHELTDSVNNLLASLIAPVKEVNRVINSLADGDLTGHFMAPGKGEMGNLALNLNSAITQLNRLLEEIQSVSLKLNSHTNTLITSNREMTQSTNEIAITIGQMSEGASQQLEQIDQSSQLADRVMGLSEEISHQSQEIFRMVETGVKKGNDGIENMEDAVDAMNHLLKEAKNAVAVLDSFYDRSRKISGIVLMIQNISQQTNLLSLNASIEAAKAGDSGRGFSVVANQIRQLAAHAKASASEIEGLITSTMDDTENAMKHIRSIEYIGNQSATAVFQASGTFKEMAELSQESLKHSEVIQSNTQSQLAFMRSVADAIEGVVVIAEETATGTDQVAASAAELSAGMTEFNQRFITLGDVSTKLGEQVNRFKLRTTNNYSNS
- a CDS encoding response regulator, which encodes MKLLYVDDEDINLFLFQATFSSEFEIYTAIGGNEALEILKENEEIKTVISDMRMPKMDGLEFVKRAKKQFSGIKFYLLSGFQKSPEIEKALEEQLICRYFTKPFKSEIILHELLG